Within Hyla sarda isolate aHylSar1 chromosome 7, aHylSar1.hap1, whole genome shotgun sequence, the genomic segment aTTATAAAATTTTTCACAATTCAAGCCATCTTGACCTTACATCTATCAAACCCTGTATCAGATCAAGACCCTTATTTATTGTTCAAGTGTATTCCCAGTTTGGCATTCAATGTATTACTGGTTCAAAGTCAATGACTGAAAGCTTTGTGTATTTTCGAATAAAAGCAGTGGCACCTCCTGGATGAGTAGATCACCTTTTAAATTAACATCTTCTTTGGTTCCCATGTCTTTGAGTGATTTTCCCTTCAATGTATTCTGTACTGGTTTTTAATTTCTTACTcagagccttaaccccttaaggacccagccattttacaccttaggacccggccattttttgcaattctgaccactgtcactttaaacattaataactctggaatgcttttagttatcattctgattccgagattgttttttcgtgacatattctactttaacatagtggtaaaattttgtggtaacttgcatcctttcttggtgaaatatcccaaaatttgatgaaaaatttgaaaatttagcatttttcaaactttgaagctctctgcttataaggaaaatggatattccaaatatatttttttggggttcacatatacaatatgtctactttatgtttgcatcataaaattgacgtgattttacttttggaagacaccagagggcttcaaagttcagcagcagttttccaatttttcacaaaattttcaaactcactatttttcaagaaccagttcaggtttgaagtggatttgaagggtctccatattagaaataccccataaatgaccccattataaaaactgcacccccaaagtattcaaaattacattcagtcagcattttaaccctttaggtgtttcacaggaataacagcaaagtgaaggagaaaattcacaatcttcattttttacactcgcattttcttgtagacccaatttttgaatttttacaagggataaaaggagaaaatttatacttgaatttgtagcccaatttcttttgagtaagcacatacctcatatgtctatgtaaattgttcggcgggcgcagtagagggctcagaagcgaaggagcgacaaggggattttggagagtacgtttttcagaaatgttttttggggggcatgttgcatttaggaagcccctatggtgccagaacagcaaaaaaaaaacacatggcataccattttgaaaactagaccccttgtggaacgtaacaaggaataaagtgagccttaataccccacaggtgtttcacaacttttgcatatgtaaaaaaaaaaaaaaaaaaaaatttcactaaaatgtgtgtttcgccccaaatttcacatttttgcaagggttaatagcagaaaataccccccaaaatttgtaaccccatctcttctgagtatggaggtaccccatatgttgacctgaagtgcactacgggcgaactacaatgctcagaagagaaggagtcatatttggctttttgagagcaaattttgctcgggggcatgtcgcatttaggaagcccctatggtgccaggacagcaaaataacccccaaatggcataccattttggaaactagaccccttgaggaacgtaacaaggggtacagtgagcatttacccccactggtgtctgtcagatctttggaacagtgggctgtacaaatttttttatttgcacagcccactgttccaaagatccgtcagacaccagtggggtgtaaattctcactgcacacctcattacattccgtgaggggtgtagtttccgaaatggggtcacatgtggggttttgttttttttgcgtttgtcaaaaccgctgtaacaatcagccacccctgtgcaaatcacctcaaatgtacatggtgcactctcccttctgggccttgttgtgcgcccccagagcactttacgcccacatatctccgtagtcgggagaaactgcaatacaaattttggggggcttttttcccttttacctcttgtcaaaatgaaaagtataaggcaacaccagcatgttagtgtaaaaattttttttttttacagtaacatgctggtgtagaccccaacttccccttttcataaggggtgaaaggagaaaaagccccccaaaatttgttaggcaatttctcccgattacggaaatactccatatgtggccctaaactgttgccttgaaatacgacagggctccaaagtgagagcgccatgtgcatttgaggcctgaattagggatttgcataggggtggacataggggtattctacgccagcgattcccaaacagggtgccttcagctgttgcaaaactcccagcatgcttggacagtcaacggctgtccggcaatactgggagttgttgttttgcaacagctgaaggctccattttggaaacagtggcgtaccagacatttttaatttttattggggaggggaggggggctgtgtaggggtatgtgtatatgtagtgtttcttacttattttattttgtgttagtgtagtgtagtgtttttagggtacagtcacacgggcgggggattacagcgagtttcccgctgcgagtttgagctgacgcgcaaaatttgctgcatcgcaaacttgcagcctgatactcactgtaagccccctgcccatgtgaatgtaccctgtacattcacagggggggaacctccagctgttgcaaaactacaactcccagcatgcacggtctatcagtgcatgctggtagttatagttttgcaacagctggaggcacacgggttgggaaacactgagttaggaaacagacaatgtttcccaaccagtgtgcctccagttgttgcaaaaccacaactcctagcatgcccaggcagccgaagggcatattgggagtagtgttTACACAACAGCTgggggagaacagtttggggaccactgtgtagtggtgtccaagctgtagccctccagatgttgcaaaactacaactcccagtatgccaaaactgtccaggcatgctgggagttgtagttttgcaacatctgaagggccagatgttacagaactacaactcccagcatgcctggacaataagggcatgctgaggatgtgtagttttgcaacatctggaagggcacagtggtctccaaactgtggatctccagatgttgcaaaactgcaactcccagcatgcccagacgccaaggggagtctgggcatgctgggagttgtagtttacagggtcccattacagcaatccatgtcgctttacggcgacgtgcattgctataaagggcccgaccgcggctgaagatccactcacctgtcgccgccgccgccatcttcatagccgggatccgggtcttcagggacgaggtaagtaccggggccaggccccagcactcccccgtcccctgccgcgtcctccggtcttcctcccgtcctctccggacttccaggggccgggcagggcgggaggaagtaaccgccccccccccctgcgattggtcggctaTCTAactgaagaatcgcaggggatcggaggaggtggcaggcttgccacctcgctcctagtcttcagcatggtcctggctgtctgtgacagccgggatcatgcaaaattaccgggcggtcgggtcccagagacccgatcagcccggtatcgccgcagatcgcaggggcccccctcggcgtttgccctggatgcctgctgaaggatttcagcaagcatccgcttccgatctctgccgggggcgctgcagagaccggagaaacaccaggacgtactagtacgtcctgggtccttaaagcccagggtgccaggatgttctagtacgtcctgggtccttaagaggttaaaggagtactccggagcgctggtacttaaaaaaaaagcttacctcatctgatagctctttcaaagacctttccaacgatacctcatttgtcaaatgtggcccagccattctcttgtaattgccatctgtagcagtaagcagccatgtcataaagactacatttcccatgactccctgcgccagcttcctgttagctgctgctctctccccctcctctcccccccccccccccccaggaaattataataaattataatatacagctccttcccttgtggttatctcctcccatcctccccttccagcTCATGAGCcctctccatgtgcccactagcccactgatccatgtgcccactagcgcagtgtttcccaaccagggtgcctccagctgtttcaaaactacaactcccagcatgcccggacagtcgaaggctgtccgggcatgctgggagttgaagtttcgcaacagcttgaggcaccctggttgagaaacttcACTatcggtgtcacaagaatgccgcagcactacgcaaatagtctagggctaacgctaggctcctatcgctgcctacgttagccctacgctatttgcgtactGCTgcagcattcttgtgacaccgctagtgcagtgtttcccaacccgggtgcctccagctgttgcgaaactacaactcccagcatgcccggacagccttcgcctgtctggtcatgctgggagttgtagtttcgcaacagctggaggcacccaggttgggaaacactgcactagcggcatgctgtccgggcatgctgggagttgtagtttcgcaacagctggaggcaccctggttgggaaacactgcactagtggtgtcacaagaatgccgcagcactacgcaaatagcgtagggctaaggtaggcagcgataggaacctagcgttagccctacgctatttgtgtagtactgcgcatgcgcagaataaattaactttggtgGAGTAGCCCGCAGTGACtaatgggagcgatgagtcaccgggcgaagatggcggcgGACCAAGAAGAAATACAGGTCAAGCGTCATCAAAAGACCCAGCTTTCGGCCGGagagaaaagcgaggagaagaccgggaagaagaccatatggaaaacgtgagtatattagaatgttatataactttgcctcatgctccaattcccccataaaaggttagctccggagtactcctttaaaggggttcacgtttggaacattttgttctgaacactgagTGCAGGCGTcggggctcatgacatcacagccacccccccccccgttgtgccacaccacaccccctcaattcaaatTTATGGGAAGGCCGTGacagttgccacgcccccttccatagacttgcattgaggggctgtggcgTGATGTCAAAAGGGGGCGCCTGtacttagcgtttggaacaaaatgttctgaaagctgaggcagtggagtaccccttttaaagggttactctgctccccagtgtccggaacattgagttcctgaatgctgtgtgcgggcttccgtgtttatgccccgccccctcatgacgtcacatcccgccccctcaatgcaagtctatgggagggggcgtgacagccgaaaGGGACTCAATGTTCCGtacactggggagcggagtaaccctttaagagtaAGTAAGTAACAGAATCACACATTAAGAGTAAAGTagcataatttaaaggggtactccggtggaatttaaaaaaataaataaactggtgccaaaagttaaacagatctgtaaattatctCCCGCACTTACCTCTGCCCCATGGACGGTATCCAAGCCTCTTAGCAGTTAGCGTCGAGACGGTGAGTTGCCGGACCCCTTTCTTTGTTACTATTATTGTTTTGACTGCATACTTCTAGTCCTGGCACCACCATAACGCATGAAATTCATTATGAACATGGACTACCACTATAGTCTGTAATATGTTGGACTTCTATAATAgatattttgcatttttacaaaccGTTAGGTGCTACCGCCATTACCTTTTTCTACTTTATTTaagacagatctgtaaattacttctatttaaaaatcttaatccttctagtacttatcagctgctgcatgctacagaggaagttctatagttcttttctgtctgaccacagtgtggggagaaatccccatagtaaacctctcctgctctggacagttcctgacatggacagaggtgtcagcagagagcactatggtcagacagacaataactatacaacttcctctgcagcatacagcagctaataagtattggcaatattaagatttttatataaaagtaatttacaaatctgtataacttaattagaaaaaaatagttttccaccagagtgcccctttaaatccttAGTTGCAAATTAAGCACAGAAGAATAGACATAGTCACTTACTGGTGAACTAAACATTAACATatgaaaaactaagaaaaaatacCGATAGAATTAAAACTGCACTTCTTACTCAAGACAGCAGCTCATATAAACTTTATTGTGCTGAGTTCATTGGCAACACAACATACCCTATGCAACAAAACTGTAATGAAAGTGATTCAAAAAGCACAATCCAAGGAAAATCAATAAATTTTGTCTGCATATAAATTGTATAGTTGTAAACAAACAACACATATACAATTTTAACATCAATAATACAATGGAACATAAATGTTCTTGGTTACagcacattttcttttttttcaggtTTGCACCAGTGCTGGAGTGATTCACACAAGTACACAAGTTCAGAAAATGCATCCGAATTTTATAGTGCAGTGAATAGTCTATAGTGGGCTCATACCAAGTGCCAAGTCACAAAAGGTGTCCTTCTGTTATTAAAAGACAAAATGCACATTGTTTAAGAAATGTATTATAATGCAGGAAATTAAAATTTACCATAACCTCCTGGTTAATTTTGGCGACCTGCGAGCTCGGTGTAAATAGTCCTGTATTCCACTGCGTGCACACATGCTGTTTATGCCTTACTTTTACTTATATGCTGCATTGCTTCAAGCCAAATGATGTTGAAATGGAATAAAAGTGGCTGTACAATGATAGTCTTAAcatgttatttaactatacttTAAGGTTTTTGTGCTTTTTAACTTCTTAAAGGTTTATGCAAAGTTCATGAAACTGCTTCCACTGCAAAGTCATCTATATCCTTCATTGAGATAATATCAGAGCTCCTACTTGTAATTCTGTCCATACTCAGTGGCGTTTCTGTCATTCTCTGGTCATGGGAATCACAATGAATgaaattattcatttttaaagaatCTTCATTCCATAAACTTTTACTATCACAAGTGTTTACATGATCATGATTGAGGAggcgtgatgctcctttaaatggTGCGAGGGATGAAACAGGTACAGGAGTAAGCCCGGGATACGTCATGCAAGAACTGTTGGACATGTCAAATGCTGGACTTTCTCTTTCCGATGTAGGTAAGGACATTTGCAGGTATTTTCCTGTTTCTGGATCATAGAAGGTTTTAATACGTAAACAAACAGGGATATCAACTACAAAGTACTGGCCAGAGTCAGGGTCCTGAAGAAGTTTACGTTGGGTAAGTGGAAGTGATGGAGTAGAGCATTCTGAAATGATGTCTTCATGCTCTAAAGTTCTAGACCTGCATGACATTAATTTGTCATGGGATTGTGGTGTAACCAGTGTTGGTGTGACATTGCCAGGTGAAGGAACATCTAAAACAGTGTCAGATTCCTGAAGGTTGCCGTCTTGTACCCTTGGGATGTCAGTCTTTCTACGTTTTTTGGTCAGACGCTTGGCACGACGCAATGCTTTTTCTGTTTTAGGAGGTACAGCGGGAGGTTTTGCATGCATCCTCTGCGATTCTGAAATGGATGTCTTTTCTGGTGTTGTTAGGTCAATGTTTTTAGCATCAGAGTCTGTTGTATTTACTCGTTCAGGACGCAAGAAATTAAACTTGCCATTTCTTGTATTAACACTTGTTAAGGGTGGGCTTGGTATATCTTCTAAAGCAGAAAGTGCTGTGGTGAAGCCAGAGCTTTGGGTGTTTACAGAAATAGGGCTGGTTACAATGGAACAAGTTACACTTTCTGACATGGGACTTGTTATGGTGGAACAAGCAATATCTTCTGGAAAATTAATACTATCCTCAAAGTGCAAAAGTTCATTATCAATAGGAGAATAATTAGTATTTTCAGCATCAACATAAGGAGAATCATGTTCTCCATTTACTTGTTCATTCATAGGTTCCcccacattgtgcacaattaaagTGTTACACTCTGGTGATGGCCCTGCTACTTCAGAAACACATGTTTCAACAGGATGGAAGAAGGACTCTTCAAAGCATGGGTATTTTTTGCTCCTGTTGCCTTTATTCACATTGATAGCATCTGATAGTGCCTGATCTCCAGCCTCTTCCTTCTGAGTTTTTATTTGATTATACTCTATGGCTTCCTGTTTTGGAGTCTTAGATGTAGGGCTTACTATTACATGCTTTTGGTTTTTACTCACATTACCTATCTCAAAATTATTTGTGCTGAGTATATCTGTACTTATGCCTTTGCTTTCTCTTGTGTCTCTGAGGTCTCCAATCCTCCATGAAATGTTATCTTCTAACTTCCTGAAGGCCAAGCAATCTTCAGAAAGACTCCTGAAAAGAGGAAGTCTTACTGACTTTGTAACTGGAGTAGATTTCATTTTATTGTCTTTAAAGCAAAATAAATTTGGTTTAAAAGATGTTATGGATGATGGCCTTCTAAATTCCTCCTCAGCACACATACTTTCTGGTCTAGGCTGTTCATCTGTCAATTTCTCTTGACCTTTTTCAGTCTGACACTCTAGAATATTAGACTTTCCATCACTCTCTATTCCATCTACTCCATTGCTACTATTAACAGCAAAATACTGTAAAATGTCTTGAGTGTCATCATCTTGAACAACTTTCTTTTCACTTTCATCACGTTCAATATCCCATTCACTTTCCATCTCTGGGACGGGCAAACACTGCTCCGATTGTCTTGAAACATTTTCTAAAACACCAAGGGAGGAATTGGATACACCATTTATACCTTCATCATTCTTTATCTCTTCTCTTACACTTTCTTCTATTGGCAAGGGATGGACTTCTGTGCTTTTTAGGCAAGGCACTGAGTCTTGAGTATATTCTATTTGCTCGCTATCTACACAGGTATCTACTTTACTATAAAGATTCAATGAAGGATAATCAATCTCTTTACTTATATTATTGTCATTAGCAATGAGACCTACAGAGGCTGTGTTCTCTTCATGCATAAAATGAGCACCAGACTGTTCTTTTTCTTTAGAGATTTCTCCATTTTGAAGTGGCGTGATCTGATCCATGGGACTCAAAGATAAATAGTTCTCAGACTCATTTCCAACTAAGTCACTTTTGATTTCTGATTCTCTTGTTGTCCTTAAATTTTCTTCAAAATGAGTTTGCTTAGAATTTTTGGTGTCATAAATCGATTTATTGACATCTGGTAAGTGAATATCATGGGACACATTCTCCTGCATTTTAACATCTGATATCAAATTATTTTCACACCCATTTCTTGTTGTTATGGCCGGATTATATGTGCTTTTGACCCTCTTTCTCATGTCTTTTATGTTGAATAATAAACTTGTTGCCTTAGATTTATAATCATCTCTTTTCTGATACAAATTGATCTCTTTTTGGTCTTGCTCTTTAGCTGTACTTGTGGGAGCCATTACAATGTTTTCATCTAGAGCTTCATGGATGTTTTTCCTTCTTATAACTGGAGTTAAAAGATTTGAGATATTAAAGGATGATGGTTTTTCTTCTGGAATCTCTTCTTTACCAGCAGGTATAGTTTCAAAGGATTCAGCTGCAGTAGACTTTTTCTCAGGTTCAATTTTATGACTGCTTTTTGCTTTCCTCCATGGGGGTACAGGATCTTTGCTGCCTAATGTAGTATTTGAGATTGGTGGTGATTTTTCTAGTGGTGTGGGAACATTAACAGTTTCATCCTTTGGTGAATCTCTAATGTTGGGTTTATTCTCTGTAAAGTGACTCGGCACCATATCTTTAACAGTTTCTTTTTCAATCTGTTTTATTAATGTTTTAATTCTTCCAGGTGGTGGCTTGTCCCTCTCTGGTTCCTTAACTTCTTCTTTGCTTGTTGCTTCAGACATTTCTATCTGCTGCGTGTTAGCTGCCTTTGCTCTATTTTCTTCATTTACTTTTGTAAAAGAGTGGGGCACATTACTTATAACTTCCTCATGGTTAGGTAATGGTTCATGGCTCTGTTGTTCTGGTGATTTAGATGCATTAACTTTATTCATCCAGTTATCTTGCTCCTTAGTTGATAGATGTCCTTCATCTGTCTTCAGCCCATCATGACTTCTTGAATTTAGTGGAGTTCTTTGAGTTTTATGGCAAGAGTCTCTGTTTTGTCTAGTATTTTTTCTGGTGGGAAGTGGAGGCACAGTTCTTAGCATCTGGTTAGCATCATAGCTGCTAGACAATGAAGAAGCAGGAGAAGCCCAACCTAATTCTATTCCTCCATCTTTAGCTCTAATTCCAGCCATTGTTCTTTGAAGTAAAGGTGAGCAAGGGGTTGCAGATCTTGGAATAGTAGGTGTTCCTGGTATTGAGTTGTCACTTTCCTCCCCACCAACCATTCTCTTATTGATATCACTCCAGGATTTAAAGGCACTATGTTCACTGTGTAGAAAAGCTGTCCTTCTCAGAGAATCTCTTTGCTTCCCCACTTTTTTAACTGGATCAGCTAATGGTGACCCTGGAGAACGCGATGGAGACATTGATAGCCTTGAACACATTTCAGATTGAGACTCCAGGAAAACATCTCTAGCGGTACGCCTCTGCAAGTTGTGACTTTCATTAAGATGAGAATCATCTGGGTTAATGGATTCTAGCACTGGCTCATTACGAATGTCAATTCTTTCTACAGTCTCACTAAGAGGACTTTCTACCATATCTCTTTGAGAACCTTTAGAGAAAAGAAGTCTTGTGTGCGAAAGAAAATCATCTGGTATCTCATTTTCGATATTATCAAATGTCTGAATCAATGATGACACTTTTGAGCGTTGTTTATATCCTCTTGGCACAGGGGCACATAGTTTGTTGTTGGTCTTTATATCAGTCAAACCTACCTTTGTAGAGTTTAGCAAAGGCTGGAATGTTGGAGCCCACTTCCCACGCTGGCGCGGTGTTGTGGGTAACTGTGCCAAGGGCTGCGTTTTTCTGACTGACAAATTAAAAATTCCTAGGTGGTACTTTGTGGAAAGTGGCATTCCTCTGATAGGGGAAGGCAAGTGAGGAACATCATTAAATGGTTCTTCTTCTGCAACGCATAAACTCCTAAATGCTCGGTCCGTGAAGCTGCTCACCTCCCGGTCAGTGTCATCCATTTGAGTCACACTTGTTCCTAGGCCATCAGTCTGCCTCTTATGCTTTTTGTAACGAAGCATGTCGAcaaattattttactttattcTTGACAGCAGATGTATGAAATGTTCTCAGGCTTCTAATGGGTCCTTCCTGTGGGAAGAAAGGACAATATATTTCCATTAGTTAACagttcattcttttctttttacagcaAACTTTTTACAACAAACTGAGGCCCCTTTCCAATGCCGCTTTGCCCCTTCAGAAAACGCCCATTAGGctcttttttttgcctttaacgTCCA encodes:
- the C7H10orf71 gene encoding cardiac-enriched FHL2-interacting protein, with protein sequence MLRYKKHKRQTDGLGTSVTQMDDTDREVSSFTDRAFRSLCVAEEEPFNDVPHLPSPIRGMPLSTKYHLGIFNLSVRKTQPLAQLPTTPRQRGKWAPTFQPLLNSTKVGLTDIKTNNKLCAPVPRGYKQRSKVSSLIQTFDNIENEIPDDFLSHTRLLFSKGSQRDMVESPLSETVERIDIRNEPVLESINPDDSHLNESHNLQRRTARDVFLESQSEMCSRLSMSPSRSPGSPLADPVKKVGKQRDSLRRTAFLHSEHSAFKSWSDINKRMVGGEESDNSIPGTPTIPRSATPCSPLLQRTMAGIRAKDGGIELGWASPASSLSSSYDANQMLRTVPPLPTRKNTRQNRDSCHKTQRTPLNSRSHDGLKTDEGHLSTKEQDNWMNKVNASKSPEQQSHEPLPNHEEVISNVPHSFTKVNEENRAKAANTQQIEMSEATSKEEVKEPERDKPPPGRIKTLIKQIEKETVKDMVPSHFTENKPNIRDSPKDETVNVPTPLEKSPPISNTTLGSKDPVPPWRKAKSSHKIEPEKKSTAAESFETIPAGKEEIPEEKPSSFNISNLLTPVIRRKNIHEALDENIVMAPTSTAKEQDQKEINLYQKRDDYKSKATSLLFNIKDMRKRVKSTYNPAITTRNGCENNLISDVKMQENVSHDIHLPDVNKSIYDTKNSKQTHFEENLRTTRESEIKSDLVGNESENYLSLSPMDQITPLQNGEISKEKEQSGAHFMHEENTASVGLIANDNNISKEIDYPSLNLYSKVDTCVDSEQIEYTQDSVPCLKSTEVHPLPIEESVREEIKNDEGINGVSNSSLGVLENVSRQSEQCLPVPEMESEWDIERDESEKKVVQDDDTQDILQYFAVNSSNGVDGIESDGKSNILECQTEKGQEKLTDEQPRPESMCAEEEFRRPSSITSFKPNLFCFKDNKMKSTPVTKSVRLPLFRSLSEDCLAFRKLEDNISWRIGDLRDTRESKGISTDILSTNNFEIGNVSKNQKHVIVSPTSKTPKQEAIEYNQIKTQKEEAGDQALSDAINVNKGNRSKKYPCFEESFFHPVETCVSEVAGPSPECNTLIVHNVGEPMNEQVNGEHDSPYVDAENTNYSPIDNELLHFEDSINFPEDIACSTITSPMSESVTCSIVTSPISVNTQSSGFTTALSALEDIPSPPLTSVNTRNGKFNFLRPERVNTTDSDAKNIDLTTPEKTSISESQRMHAKPPAVPPKTEKALRRAKRLTKKRRKTDIPRVQDGNLQESDTVLDVPSPGNVTPTLVTPQSHDKLMSCRSRTLEHEDIISECSTPSLPLTQRKLLQDPDSGQYFVVDIPVCLRIKTFYDPETGKYLQMSLPTSERESPAFDMSNSSCMTYPGLTPVPVSSLAPFKGASRLLNHDHVNTCDSKSLWNEDSLKMNNFIHCDSHDQRMTETPLSMDRITSRSSDIISMKDIDDFAVEAVS